A region of Granulicella sibirica DNA encodes the following proteins:
- a CDS encoding DinB family protein, with product MLTPILRRSLATGRRAENSHLFAKTYQQRVSPRRGAENEPAERYTVDGLLWHVMIHEMRHTAQIAVLLRPLGIKPPALDLLYYLPPA from the coding sequence TTGCTGACGCCAATCTTGAGACGCTCATTGGCTACTGGACGTCGAGCAGAGAACTCTCACCTATTTGCCAAGACTTACCAGCAACGAGTTAGCCCGCGTCGTGGAGCAGAAAACGAGCCGGCCGAGCGTTACACGGTCGACGGACTCCTCTGGCACGTGATGATTCACGAGATGCGCCACACCGCGCAGATCGCGGTTCTGCTGCGGCCCCTGGGCATCAAGCCTCCCGCGCTCGATCTGCTTTACTATCTCCCTCCCGCCTGA
- a CDS encoding glutathione-independent formaldehyde dehydrogenase: MKALVYHGPKKVSVDTVPDPKLEKLTDVIIKLTTTNICGSDLHMYEGRTDVEKGKILGHENLGEVVEVGKAVDTVRIGDKVVLPFNIGCGFCANCERGLTGYCLTCADPKVMPGMAGAAYGFAGMGPYSGGQAQYLRVPYADFNCLQLPPDATQKEKDYVMLSDIFPTGWHSTRLANLEPGQSIVIYGAGPVGLMAAMSARIQGAAQIFVVDGQEDRLALAQQIGATPINTKDGEIGDKIREATGGLGADCGAECIGYQCHNSSGKEVPNLVMNSLVDAVKATGTIGVVGVFVPKDPGADDKLAKKGQIAFDMGKFWFKGQKMGTGQCNVKAYNRRLRDLIHQGKANPSLIVSHELPLEQAPDAYKHFDNRDHGWTKVLLHPNAA; encoded by the coding sequence ATGAAAGCACTTGTTTATCACGGCCCAAAGAAGGTCTCCGTCGACACCGTTCCAGACCCAAAGCTCGAAAAGCTAACCGACGTCATCATCAAGCTCACGACGACCAACATCTGCGGCTCTGACCTGCATATGTACGAAGGCCGCACCGACGTCGAGAAGGGCAAGATCCTCGGACACGAGAACCTCGGCGAAGTCGTCGAGGTCGGCAAGGCAGTCGATACCGTCAGAATCGGCGACAAGGTCGTCCTCCCGTTCAACATCGGCTGCGGCTTTTGCGCGAACTGCGAACGCGGCCTCACCGGATACTGCCTCACCTGCGCCGACCCCAAGGTGATGCCCGGCATGGCAGGAGCCGCCTACGGCTTCGCCGGCATGGGACCCTACTCCGGCGGACAGGCCCAGTACCTGCGCGTGCCCTACGCCGACTTCAACTGTCTCCAGCTTCCTCCCGACGCCACCCAGAAGGAAAAGGACTACGTCATGCTCTCCGACATCTTCCCCACAGGATGGCACTCCACCCGCCTCGCAAATCTTGAACCCGGCCAGTCGATCGTCATCTATGGCGCCGGCCCTGTGGGCCTAATGGCGGCGATGTCCGCTCGCATCCAGGGAGCGGCACAGATCTTCGTCGTTGACGGCCAGGAAGATCGCCTCGCGCTGGCACAACAGATCGGTGCCACTCCCATCAACACCAAGGACGGCGAGATCGGCGACAAGATCCGCGAAGCTACCGGCGGCCTCGGAGCCGACTGCGGCGCTGAGTGCATCGGCTATCAGTGCCATAACTCCTCCGGCAAAGAAGTCCCAAACCTCGTCATGAACTCGCTCGTTGACGCGGTGAAGGCGACCGGAACCATCGGCGTAGTCGGTGTTTTTGTGCCGAAGGATCCCGGAGCCGACGACAAGCTCGCCAAGAAGGGCCAGATCGCCTTCGACATGGGCAAGTTCTGGTTCAAGGGACAGAAGATGGGCACCGGGCAGTGCAATGTGAAGGCGTATAACCGACGTCTGCGCGACCTGATCCACCAGGGCAAGGCAAACCCGTCGCTCATCGTCTCGCATGAGCTCCCACTCGAACAGGCACCAGATGCTTACAAACACTTCGACAACCGCGACCACGGCTGGACGAAGGTTCTCCTGCACCCCAACGCCGCGTAA
- a CDS encoding DEAD/DEAH box helicase translates to MTSATLEEQKSTSNTPNDNHSASTAVAADAIQIDPSTGLPMLKDVHFNDFKISESLKARLHGAGFNTPTPVQAKAIPPALEGADILATASTGTGKTLSFLIPMIERMDANSVPSTKGKRGPIRALILLPTRELAMQVLEAYGKLVPGVRNDAVLVCGGLSENVQLDQLDRGPRLVVATPGRLEDFLRRRSVNLGSVEMLVLDEVDRMLDMGFLPAIRRIVGALPKTRQTMCYSATLDANIREIVKEYVNKPVRVEIGTTSKPSDRVELRVYTVMQDQKLGLLDQMLREEEGTFLVFSRTKHGADRISKKLEKLGHDADVIHGDRSQSQRTAALKGFANGRHRVLVATDVAARGIDVNDIAHVVNYDLPNASDDFVHRIGRTGRAGKKGVATTFVMPQERSDARKLERELKIKFEWREADKNLQKEERNKPLDTASATGDLMQLETRSWRGNDPVTPMTPNPFSNRSQGPGGNQSGPRPGGRGFGGSANGRSGPGGPGGPRSGSRNASSRVNRGTRGR, encoded by the coding sequence TTGACCTCCGCAACTCTTGAAGAACAGAAGTCCACAAGCAACACCCCCAACGACAACCACTCCGCTTCCACCGCCGTCGCCGCCGATGCCATCCAGATCGACCCTTCGACCGGCCTCCCCATGCTCAAAGATGTTCACTTCAACGATTTCAAGATCTCCGAATCGCTGAAGGCCCGCCTCCACGGCGCCGGCTTCAACACCCCCACGCCCGTCCAGGCCAAGGCGATCCCGCCGGCCCTTGAAGGCGCGGATATTCTCGCCACCGCCTCCACCGGCACCGGCAAGACCCTCTCCTTCCTGATCCCGATGATCGAGCGCATGGATGCAAACTCCGTCCCCTCGACCAAGGGCAAGCGTGGACCGATCCGCGCGCTCATTCTTCTTCCGACACGTGAACTCGCGATGCAGGTCCTCGAGGCCTACGGCAAGCTCGTCCCGGGCGTTCGCAACGACGCGGTTCTGGTCTGCGGCGGACTCTCCGAGAACGTCCAGCTCGATCAGCTCGATCGTGGCCCCCGCCTCGTCGTTGCCACCCCCGGCCGTCTCGAAGACTTCCTTCGCCGCCGCTCGGTGAACCTCGGCTCCGTCGAGATGCTCGTGCTCGACGAAGTGGATCGCATGCTCGACATGGGCTTCCTGCCCGCGATTCGCCGGATCGTCGGCGCGCTGCCGAAGACCCGCCAGACCATGTGCTACTCGGCGACGCTCGATGCGAACATCCGCGAGATCGTCAAGGAGTACGTCAACAAGCCTGTCCGCGTTGAGATCGGCACGACCTCGAAGCCGTCCGACCGCGTCGAACTTCGCGTCTATACCGTCATGCAGGATCAGAAGCTCGGTCTGCTCGACCAGATGCTTCGTGAAGAAGAGGGAACCTTCCTCGTGTTCTCGCGCACCAAGCATGGCGCGGACCGCATCTCGAAGAAGCTCGAAAAGCTCGGCCACGATGCCGACGTGATCCACGGCGACCGTTCGCAGTCGCAGCGGACCGCCGCGCTGAAGGGATTCGCCAACGGACGCCACCGCGTCCTCGTCGCCACCGACGTTGCCGCTCGCGGCATCGACGTCAACGACATCGCGCACGTCGTGAACTACGACCTGCCGAATGCTTCGGATGACTTCGTTCACCGCATCGGCCGCACCGGCCGCGCCGGCAAGAAGGGCGTCGCGACGACGTTCGTCATGCCGCAGGAGCGTTCGGATGCCCGCAAGCTTGAGCGCGAGCTGAAGATCAAGTTCGAGTGGCGCGAAGCCGACAAGAACCTCCAGAAGGAAGAGCGCAACAAGCCTCTCGATACGGCCTCGGCCACGGGCGACCTGATGCAGCTCGAGACGCGTTCATGGCGCGGGAACGATCCCGTTACCCCGATGACGCCAAACCCCTTCAGCAACCGCAGCCAGGGTCCCGGCGGCAACCAGTCGGGCCCACGTCCCGGCGGACGCGGCTTCGGTGGCTCCGCAAATGGACGCTCCGGACCCGGCGGTCCCGGCGGACCGCGTTCGGGAAGCCGCAACGCCTCCAGCCGCGTGAACCGCGGAACCCGCGGCCGCTAG
- a CDS encoding glycoside hydrolase family 28 protein, with translation MRIATAVLVLAVFVSGHEAFAAGKTCDVKAYGAKGDGVAKDTLAVRKAIDACAGGGTVEVGAGKYLIGPIELKSGVTLDLQAGATLLGSADVADYPRRMEMREMWLQPLIGAKDAKDITIHGGGTIDGNGESWWTMARSVKDSGIYKSSNQHPRPMLLMFDHSSHIVVEGITVQNSAFWQIVPYYSDDLVFRNLKIFAPQHSPNTDAIDPFASSHILIDHVFSSVGDDNIAIKSGVIDSPGPDSPSHDISITDCVFEHGHGLSIGSELAGGANNIHAERIHFKGTDQGIRIKSNRDRGAQIYAMTFKDITMEDVTTPILISEYYPKVAPEGEVPSAPIGRLTPFFHDFTIENVTATGAKNAGYIVGLPESPVKSVVLKHIRIAAQKGMIVMFAQVSAEDVSITSQDGKAISVAPNAVFDITK, from the coding sequence ATGCGGATAGCGACAGCAGTATTGGTTTTGGCGGTGTTCGTGAGCGGGCATGAGGCGTTTGCTGCGGGAAAGACGTGTGACGTCAAAGCGTACGGTGCCAAGGGAGATGGCGTCGCGAAGGATACGCTCGCGGTTCGGAAGGCGATCGACGCGTGTGCCGGCGGAGGCACGGTCGAGGTCGGGGCAGGGAAGTACCTGATCGGGCCGATTGAATTGAAAAGCGGGGTGACGCTCGATCTGCAGGCTGGCGCGACGCTTCTCGGGTCGGCGGATGTCGCCGACTACCCTCGGCGGATGGAGATGCGGGAGATGTGGCTGCAGCCGCTGATCGGCGCGAAAGATGCGAAGGACATCACGATCCACGGTGGTGGCACCATCGACGGCAATGGAGAGTCCTGGTGGACGATGGCGCGCTCCGTCAAGGATTCCGGAATCTACAAGTCATCGAATCAGCATCCCAGGCCAATGCTCCTCATGTTCGATCACAGCTCGCACATCGTGGTCGAAGGCATTACCGTGCAGAATTCGGCCTTCTGGCAAATTGTCCCCTACTACTCGGACGACCTCGTCTTCCGCAACCTGAAGATCTTTGCGCCGCAGCACTCCCCGAACACGGACGCGATCGACCCATTCGCCTCGAGCCACATCCTCATCGACCACGTGTTTTCAAGCGTCGGCGACGACAACATTGCGATCAAGAGCGGCGTCATCGACTCGCCCGGTCCGGACTCGCCGAGCCACGATATCTCGATCACCGACTGCGTCTTCGAGCACGGGCACGGTCTTTCGATCGGAAGCGAGCTTGCAGGAGGTGCGAACAATATCCACGCCGAGCGAATCCACTTCAAGGGCACCGACCAGGGCATCCGGATCAAGTCGAACCGCGATCGCGGCGCGCAGATCTACGCCATGACCTTCAAAGACATCACCATGGAGGACGTGACGACGCCGATTCTCATCAGCGAGTACTACCCGAAGGTCGCTCCCGAGGGCGAGGTGCCGAGCGCGCCGATAGGGCGCCTCACGCCCTTCTTCCACGACTTCACCATCGAGAACGTCACGGCGACCGGGGCGAAAAACGCCGGTTATATCGTTGGTCTCCCGGAGTCGCCCGTGAAGAGCGTCGTGCTGAAGCACATTAGGATAGCCGCGCAGAAGGGCATGATTGTGATGTTCGCGCAGGTCTCCGCAGAGGATGTGTCGATCACATCGCAGGACGGGAAAGCGATCTCAGTAGCGCCCAACGCAGTCTTCGATATAACGAAATAA
- a CDS encoding YggS family pyridoxal phosphate-dependent enzyme has translation MSIAENLSRIQNQIADACARAHRSPADVALMAVSKVHPVEVVLEAYEAGLRLFGENRVQEWQSKAPAAAHLEGLEVHLIGPLQSNKSAKAAELFQAVDTVDSLKIGQRLNAAAEALGKMIPVHIEVKLSHEESKHGIAPEELPGLLASLSELKHLALAGLMTVPPWSEEPETARPYFQRLRQLRDENVSMYAELTGLSMGMSGDFAVAIAEGSTCIRIGTALFGRRVYSALNQDR, from the coding sequence ATGTCCATTGCAGAGAATCTCTCGCGTATCCAGAACCAGATAGCCGATGCCTGCGCGCGGGCGCATCGCTCGCCGGCAGACGTAGCCCTGATGGCGGTGTCGAAGGTCCATCCGGTTGAGGTCGTGCTCGAGGCGTATGAGGCCGGGCTTCGGCTCTTCGGCGAGAACCGCGTGCAGGAGTGGCAATCGAAGGCTCCGGCTGCAGCACACCTGGAGGGGCTGGAAGTCCACCTCATCGGGCCGCTGCAGAGTAATAAGTCCGCGAAGGCCGCGGAGCTCTTTCAGGCTGTCGATACGGTCGATTCGTTGAAGATCGGTCAGAGGTTGAATGCGGCCGCCGAGGCGCTCGGTAAGATGATTCCTGTGCATATCGAGGTCAAGCTCAGCCACGAGGAGTCGAAGCACGGAATCGCTCCGGAAGAGCTTCCCGGTCTTCTCGCTTCACTGTCCGAGCTGAAGCACCTGGCTTTGGCCGGCTTGATGACCGTTCCGCCGTGGTCGGAAGAGCCCGAAACGGCTCGGCCTTACTTTCAACGCCTTCGTCAGCTTCGAGATGAGAACGTTTCGATGTACGCGGAGCTCACCGGACTCTCGATGGGAATGTCCGGCGACTTTGCCGTAGCCATCGCCGAAGGCAGTACCTGCATCCGAATTGGTACCGCATTGTTTGGAAGGCGCGTGTATTCTGCTTTGAACCAGGATCGATAA
- a CDS encoding GNAT family N-acetyltransferase translates to MEGFAPRAREFIPTPLIETERLLLRPLELADAAQAQPLFARWEIVRLLNDVVPWPFPRDGVETFYREKALPAMARGEEWHWTIRTRPHPEGLIGMISLKSEESRHASNRGFWIGLPWQGNGYATEASRAVTAFWFETLGFPTLTVPKATQNIASRKISEHSGMRLIRTEPHGFVCGQLPADIWQITREEWLALPGNANTGKTVD, encoded by the coding sequence ATGGAAGGTTTCGCGCCACGAGCCCGGGAGTTCATCCCTACGCCCCTGATCGAGACTGAGCGGCTTTTGCTGCGGCCGCTTGAGCTTGCGGATGCGGCGCAGGCTCAGCCGCTCTTCGCTCGATGGGAGATCGTTCGGCTGCTGAATGACGTGGTTCCCTGGCCCTTCCCGCGCGACGGGGTCGAGACCTTCTATAGGGAGAAGGCGCTCCCCGCGATGGCACGCGGCGAGGAGTGGCACTGGACGATCCGTACTCGGCCTCATCCGGAGGGGCTTATCGGCATGATTTCGCTGAAGTCGGAGGAATCCCGGCATGCCAGCAACCGGGGCTTCTGGATCGGGTTGCCATGGCAGGGGAATGGGTACGCGACAGAGGCATCGCGGGCAGTGACAGCCTTCTGGTTCGAGACGCTGGGCTTCCCTACCCTCACGGTGCCAAAGGCTACACAAAACATCGCCTCGCGGAAGATCTCCGAGCACTCCGGGATGCGGTTGATCCGGACCGAGCCGCATGGGTTCGTCTGCGGACAGCTTCCCGCCGACATCTGGCAGATCACCCGGGAGGAGTGGCTGGCGCTGCCGGGAAACGCGAATACCGGCAAAACCGTAGACTAG
- the trxB gene encoding thioredoxin-disulfide reductase, with protein sequence MPDSSVRDTVILGSGCSGLTAAIYAGRSNLKPLVLEGHEPGGQLSITTLVENFPGWPEGIQGPELIENMKKQAERFGAELSMAHLVSADLTKYPIELNLGKEIVKTRTLIIASGASARWLNLPSEQALIGHGVSSCATCDGFFSRGKEIAVIGGGDSAMEEALFLTRFASKVTLINRTGKFRASPIMLERAMAHPQIEFLSNTVVEEVLGVEEKDVKGLRIRNTVTGVESILPISFMFLGIGHIPNAGMFSGQMDLDEDGYILAHDDVYTTLNGEVLKGVFACGDIKDRKYRQAITAAGSGCMAALEVEKFLEEHGR encoded by the coding sequence ATGCCTGATTCTTCCGTTCGCGATACCGTTATCCTCGGCTCCGGCTGCTCCGGCCTGACAGCCGCCATTTACGCCGGCCGCTCCAACCTCAAGCCTCTCGTTCTCGAGGGCCACGAGCCCGGTGGGCAGCTTTCGATCACGACGCTGGTCGAGAACTTTCCTGGCTGGCCCGAAGGTATCCAGGGACCCGAGCTGATCGAGAATATGAAGAAGCAGGCAGAGCGTTTTGGCGCCGAGCTTTCGATGGCGCACCTGGTTTCGGCCGACCTGACGAAGTACCCGATCGAGCTGAACCTGGGCAAGGAGATCGTCAAGACGCGGACGCTGATTATCGCTTCGGGCGCGTCGGCGCGCTGGCTGAACCTGCCATCCGAGCAAGCGCTCATTGGCCATGGCGTGAGCTCGTGCGCTACGTGCGATGGGTTTTTCTCGCGCGGCAAAGAGATCGCCGTCATCGGTGGCGGGGATTCCGCCATGGAAGAGGCGCTGTTTCTGACGCGCTTCGCCTCGAAGGTGACGCTGATCAACCGCACGGGCAAGTTCCGCGCGTCGCCGATCATGCTGGAGCGCGCGATGGCTCATCCGCAGATCGAGTTCCTCTCGAACACGGTCGTCGAAGAGGTGCTCGGCGTCGAGGAGAAGGACGTGAAGGGGCTGCGGATTCGCAACACCGTCACCGGGGTCGAGTCGATCCTGCCAATCTCGTTCATGTTTCTCGGCATCGGGCATATCCCGAACGCCGGGATGTTCTCCGGGCAGATGGATCTGGATGAAGATGGCTACATTCTCGCCCACGACGACGTGTACACGACGCTGAACGGCGAGGTGCTCAAGGGCGTCTTCGCCTGCGGGGACATCAAGGACCGGAAGTACCGGCAGGCGATCACGGCCGCAGGGTCGGGATGCATGGCGGCGCTTGAGGTGGAGAAGTTTCTGGAAGAGCACGGGCGCTAA
- a CDS encoding allantoinase gives MANLTLVYGMRLLPADEVSSVGDATLALKNGNEAHVTMHILEGSREQIEAQLRLSIDAFFDFYPEI, from the coding sequence ATGGCGAATCTGACTTTGGTTTACGGAATGCGATTGCTGCCGGCGGATGAGGTTTCCTCGGTGGGAGATGCCACGCTGGCATTGAAGAACGGCAACGAGGCGCATGTAACGATGCACATCCTCGAGGGCAGCCGTGAACAGATCGAGGCACAGCTTCGCCTCAGCATCGACGCGTTCTTCGATTTCTACCCGGAGATTTAG